The nucleotide sequence CGCTGTGATACAGGTGGCTGATCCAGCCGACCGCGACGTTCTCGACGCCGTAGAGGGCACCGATGATCCCGAATTGTCCGGCGCCGAACTGGGTCACCAGCCCCATCGTGAGGCCGGCGATCAGGCCCGCGACCGCCCCACGTTCGAGCCGGTCCGGCGTGACGCCGAACCGTCGTTCGGCGGGCGCCCCCCGACGGAGCGCGACGGTCAGGGCGGTCCCGCGACCGTCGGCGACGGGCGTCTCCACGGTCAGGTCGCCGTCGACGTCGTCGAGCATGAGTCGCGCGAGCGCGAGCCCGAACCCCGACCGGGGGTCGTCCGCCTCGGGAGTCACCCGGTCGCGGACGAGGCGCTGCTGGGCGGCGGGCAGCCCCGGCCCGTCGTCGACGATGCGGACCCGGACCGGCCGGTCGGGGCCGGCGGCCTCGACGCGCACCCGTGCCGAGCCGTCGCCGTGGACGACGGCGTTCTCGATCAGGTGTTCGAACATGACAGCGAGGTGGTCGAAGCCGCACACGTCGACGTCCGGCACGTCGTCGACCTCGACGGTCGCCGACGGGTGGTCACGCCGCACCGTCTCGACGGCCGCCTCGACGTGCCGGCGCAGGGAGACCGGATACGGGTCGCCGGACTCGGTCAGCAGGCCGACCACGTCGATGGTGTCGTCGATGGCGTCGGCGTGCCGGTCGACGACGGCCCAGTCGTCGGCTCCCTCGTCGTCGGCGCCGCGGCCGCCGACCGAGGCGTACCCCCCGATGACGTTCACCTTGTTGAGCACTTCGTGACGCAGGAGGCGGTTGAGGACGGTCAGCCGGTCGGCCTGTCGGCTCACGTCCCGGCGGTGGCGCCGGAGGCCGACGGAGCGAACGCCGGTGAGCGTTCCCCCGACCGCGCCGGCGACGAGGGCGTTCGCGACCAGCCGCGCCTCGGTCGTCGAGGGCGAGACGGGCCAGACGGCCGCGTAGGTCAGTCCGACGACGGCCGCCATCGAACCGGTGCCGAGCAGACACCAGCGGGCCACGACGGCGGCCTCCGCGGCGTCGCGGGAACTCATCGCCAGCCCGAAACCGAAGGCCGTGAGGCCGAACCCGGCGACCAGGACCGGCGCCTCGCTGAGGAGGAATCCGACCGTGGACGCGTCCGGCCGGAGGGACTCGATGACCGTATATCGGGTCAGGACGTAGCCGACCGCCGCGATCACCAGCCCGCCGACGCTGAGCCGGGTCGGAGATCCGATCGAGGGCGTCATCGA is from Haloplanus salinarum and encodes:
- a CDS encoding sensor histidine kinase; the protein is MTPSIGSPTRLSVGGLVIAAVGYVLTRYTVIESLRPDASTVGFLLSEAPVLVAGFGLTAFGFGLAMSSRDAAEAAVVARWCLLGTGSMAAVVGLTYAAVWPVSPSTTEARLVANALVAGAVGGTLTGVRSVGLRRHRRDVSRQADRLTVLNRLLRHEVLNKVNVIGGYASVGGRGADDEGADDWAVVDRHADAIDDTIDVVGLLTESGDPYPVSLRRHVEAAVETVRRDHPSATVEVDDVPDVDVCGFDHLAVMFEHLIENAVVHGDGSARVRVEAAGPDRPVRVRIVDDGPGLPAAQQRLVRDRVTPEADDPRSGFGLALARLMLDDVDGDLTVETPVADGRGTALTVALRRGAPAERRFGVTPDRLERGAVAGLIAGLTMGLVTQFGAGQFGIIGALYGVENVAVGWISHLYHSVFFALLFVTATAPWVRDGDGRRLSALAVGYGVALWLVAAGVVMPLWLRAVGLSAPVPNLQVPSLIAHLIWGVVFGGGYAWLCRLRDRAE